Proteins encoded within one genomic window of Haloferax volcanii DS2:
- a CDS encoding helix-turn-helix domain-containing protein: MIAECLVAEFRIDGDDCPLARATDAVPVAVDANAPQLRADGNVLLHFSAPADDRLPEALDDDDAIRYLHVTRGDDTYTFRCLSKHSCVVHELVDAGFLVESMRYDDGGATMRGAVVGYDVLRGVMETAGGTVGIQLQRVYPLRADEESPIGRAWDLTPAQEAALRAAVEMGYFDLPRSITARDVADELGISKSAFLERLRRAQQSVFGALLE, from the coding sequence ATGATAGCGGAGTGCTTGGTGGCCGAGTTTCGCATCGACGGCGACGACTGCCCGCTGGCGCGGGCGACCGACGCGGTCCCCGTCGCGGTCGACGCGAACGCGCCGCAACTCCGCGCCGACGGCAACGTCCTGCTCCATTTTTCGGCTCCAGCGGACGACCGGCTCCCCGAGGCCCTCGACGACGACGACGCCATCCGCTACCTCCACGTCACCCGCGGCGACGACACGTACACCTTCCGTTGTCTCTCGAAACACTCCTGCGTCGTCCACGAGCTCGTCGACGCCGGCTTCCTCGTCGAGTCGATGCGGTACGACGACGGCGGCGCGACGATGCGCGGGGCGGTCGTCGGCTACGACGTACTCCGCGGCGTGATGGAGACGGCCGGCGGCACCGTCGGTATCCAACTCCAGCGCGTCTACCCGCTTCGGGCGGACGAGGAATCGCCCATCGGTCGAGCGTGGGACCTCACGCCCGCGCAGGAAGCCGCCCTCCGGGCGGCCGTCGAGATGGGGTACTTCGACCTCCCCCGGAGCATCACGGCTCGGGACGTGGCGGACGAACTCGGAATCAGCAAGTCGGCGTTCCTCGAACGGCTCCGCCGGGCGCAACAGTCGGTGTTCGGGGCGCTGCTTGAGTGA
- a CDS encoding enoyl-CoA hydratase/isomerase family protein, giving the protein MRVDDADGVRTVTFDRPEAKNAFTADVARELSAALEELTPEAFDAAVITGDGDAFSAGGDIQAMAERDETAREAYERVRGTLGRVAEAILTAPVPVVARVNGDAVGAGTSVVAACDFAYATRDARFGASFVNVGLVPDAGATVTLPRLVGLRAAKELAFTGKLVSAERAAELDLVNEAVAAAELDATVDETVETLAAQPTETLALAKEAIHANLGRSWADGLEREAHAQTLAYDTDAHEEGVAAFLEKRRPEFE; this is encoded by the coding sequence ATGCGAGTCGACGACGCCGACGGCGTCCGGACCGTGACGTTCGACAGACCCGAGGCGAAAAACGCGTTCACCGCCGACGTGGCTCGAGAGCTCTCGGCGGCGCTCGAAGAACTGACGCCCGAGGCGTTCGACGCCGCGGTGATAACCGGCGACGGCGACGCCTTCAGCGCCGGCGGCGACATTCAGGCGATGGCAGAGCGCGACGAGACCGCCCGCGAGGCCTACGAGCGCGTCCGCGGCACCCTCGGCCGCGTCGCCGAGGCGATTCTCACCGCTCCGGTGCCGGTCGTCGCCCGCGTCAACGGCGACGCCGTGGGCGCGGGGACCTCCGTCGTCGCCGCCTGCGACTTCGCCTACGCCACCCGCGACGCTCGCTTCGGCGCGTCCTTCGTCAACGTCGGTCTCGTCCCCGACGCGGGCGCGACGGTGACGCTCCCCCGGTTGGTCGGCCTCCGGGCCGCGAAGGAACTCGCCTTCACCGGGAAACTCGTCTCGGCCGAGCGCGCCGCCGAACTCGACCTCGTGAACGAGGCGGTCGCCGCCGCCGAACTCGACGCCACCGTAGACGAGACGGTAGAGACGCTCGCCGCACAGCCGACGGAGACGCTCGCGCTGGCGAAGGAAGCGATACACGCGAACCTCGGCCGGTCGTGGGCCGACGGCCTCGAACGCGAGGCGCACGCACAGACACTCGCCTACGACACCGACGCCCACGAGGAAGGGGTCGCCGCGTTCTTGGAGAAGCGGCGGCCGGAGTTTGAGTAG